Proteins encoded in a region of the Pseudomonas sp. PDNC002 genome:
- a CDS encoding ATP-binding cassette domain-containing protein: MLKFDKVSTFYGKIQALHDVSMEVQQGEIVTLIGANGAGKSTLLMTLCGSPRASSGSITYMGEELVGKESAVIMRKSIAVVPEGRRVFARLTVEENLAMGGFFTSKGDYQEQMDKVLALFPRLKERFNQRGGTMSGGEQQMLAIGRALMSKPRLLLLDEPSLGLAPIIIQQIFDIVEQLRQEGVTVFLVEQNANQALKIADRGYVLENGRIVMQDTGANLLVNPKVRDAYLGG; this comes from the coding sequence ATGCTGAAATTCGACAAGGTTTCCACGTTCTACGGCAAGATCCAGGCGCTGCACGACGTCAGCATGGAAGTCCAGCAGGGCGAGATCGTCACCCTGATCGGCGCCAACGGCGCCGGCAAGTCGACCCTGCTGATGACCCTGTGCGGCTCGCCGCGCGCCTCTTCGGGCAGCATCACTTACATGGGTGAGGAACTGGTCGGCAAGGAATCCGCCGTGATCATGCGCAAGAGCATCGCCGTCGTGCCGGAAGGCCGTCGCGTGTTCGCCCGCCTGACCGTGGAGGAGAACCTCGCCATGGGCGGTTTCTTCACCAGCAAGGGTGACTACCAGGAGCAGATGGACAAGGTCCTGGCACTGTTCCCGCGCCTGAAGGAGCGCTTCAACCAGCGCGGCGGCACCATGTCCGGCGGCGAACAGCAGATGCTCGCCATCGGCCGTGCGCTGATGAGCAAACCCAGGCTGCTGCTCCTCGACGAGCCATCCCTGGGCCTGGCGCCGATCATCATCCAGCAGATCTTCGACATCGTCGAACAACTGCGCCAGGAAGGCGTGACCGTGTTCCTCGTCGAGCAGAACGCCAACCAGGCGCTCAAGATCGCGGATCGCGGCTACGTGCTGGAGAATGGTCGGATCGTCATGCAGGACACCGGCGCCAACCTGCTGGTGAACCCCAAGGTGCGCGACGCGTACCTCGGCGGCTGA
- a CDS encoding DUF3509 domain-containing protein, translating into MDRLSALLTETFAPYAPSLGPARPDGGRILTLTNNDGDVVLRRVIEGQHLADHAQSEEAVQTIRRDLLISEGRMEDDVVSQLRQRAQVLSYGT; encoded by the coding sequence ATGGACCGGCTAAGCGCCCTGCTGACCGAGACCTTCGCTCCCTACGCTCCCTCCCTGGGCCCGGCACGCCCCGACGGCGGCCGTATCCTGACCCTTACAAACAACGATGGAGACGTGGTACTGCGGCGAGTCATCGAGGGCCAGCACCTGGCCGACCATGCACAGAGCGAGGAGGCGGTGCAGACCATCCGCCGCGACCTGCTGATCTCCGAAGGCCGGATGGAGGATGACGTCGTCTCCCAACTGCGCCAGCGAGCGCAGGTGCTGAGTTACGGGACCTGA
- the thrC gene encoding threonine synthase, which translates to MRYISTRGQAPALNFEDVLLAGLASDGGLYVPENLPRFTVEEIASWAGLPYHELAFRVMRPFVAGSISDADFKKILEETYGVFAHNAVAPLRQLNGNEWVLELFHGPTLAFKDFALQLLGRLLDHVLTKRGERVVIMGATSGDTGSAAIEGCKACENVDIFIMHPHNRVSEVQRRQMTTILGENIHNIAIEGNFDDCQEMVKASFADQGFLKGTRLVAVNSINWARIMAQIVYYFHAALQLGAPARSVAFSVPTGNFGDIFAGYLARNMGLPVSQLIVATNRNDILHRFMSGNRYDKDTLHASLSPSMDIMVSSNFERLLFDLHGRNGKAVAELMDNFKATGKLAVEDDRWTEARRLFDSLAVNDEETCETIAQVYAESGELLDPHTAIGVRAARECRRSLAVPMVTLGTAHPVKFPEAVEKAGIQAVPALPAHLADLFQRDERCTVLPNELAKVQAFVSAHGNRGKPL; encoded by the coding sequence ATGCGTTACATCAGTACCCGCGGCCAGGCGCCCGCGCTGAACTTCGAAGACGTGCTGCTGGCTGGCCTGGCCAGTGACGGCGGCCTCTACGTGCCGGAAAACCTGCCGCGCTTCACCGTCGAGGAAATCGCCTCCTGGGCCGGCCTGCCGTACCACGAACTGGCCTTCCGTGTGATGCGCCCGTTCGTTGCCGGCAGCATCTCCGATGCCGATTTCAAGAAGATCCTCGAAGAGACCTACGGTGTCTTCGCCCACAACGCCGTGGCGCCGCTGCGCCAGCTCAACGGCAACGAGTGGGTGCTGGAGCTGTTCCACGGCCCGACCCTGGCCTTCAAGGACTTCGCCCTGCAGCTGCTCGGCCGCCTGCTCGACCACGTGCTGACCAAGCGCGGCGAGCGCGTGGTGATCATGGGCGCCACCTCCGGCGACACCGGCTCGGCCGCCATCGAAGGCTGCAAGGCCTGCGAGAACGTCGACATCTTCATCATGCACCCGCACAACCGTGTGTCCGAGGTGCAGCGCCGGCAGATGACCACCATCCTCGGCGAGAACATCCACAACATCGCCATCGAAGGCAACTTCGACGACTGCCAGGAGATGGTCAAGGCCAGCTTCGCCGACCAGGGCTTCCTGAAAGGCACGCGCCTGGTGGCGGTGAACTCGATCAACTGGGCGCGGATCATGGCCCAGATCGTCTACTACTTCCACGCCGCCCTGCAGCTCGGTGCGCCGGCCCGTTCCGTGGCCTTCTCGGTGCCCACCGGCAACTTCGGCGACATCTTCGCCGGCTACCTGGCGCGCAACATGGGCCTGCCAGTCAGCCAGCTGATCGTCGCGACCAACCGCAACGACATCCTGCACCGCTTCATGTCCGGCAACCGCTACGACAAGGACACCCTGCACGCGTCGCTGTCGCCGTCCATGGACATCATGGTGTCGTCCAACTTCGAGCGCCTGCTATTCGACCTGCACGGCCGCAACGGCAAGGCTGTCGCCGAGCTGATGGACAACTTCAAGGCCACTGGCAAGCTGGCCGTCGAGGATGACCGCTGGACCGAAGCGCGCCGCCTGTTCGATTCGCTGGCAGTGAACGACGAAGAAACCTGCGAGACCATCGCCCAGGTCTACGCCGAGTCCGGCGAACTGCTCGACCCGCACACCGCCATCGGCGTGCGTGCGGCCCGTGAATGCCGCCGCAGCCTGGCCGTGCCCATGGTCACCCTGGGTACCGCGCATCCGGTCAAGTTCCCGGAAGCGGTGGAGAAGGCAGGCATCCAGGCGGTTCCGGCGCTGCCGGCACACCTGGCCGACCTGTTCCAGCGTGACGAGCGTTGCACTGTGCTGCCGAACGAACTGGCCAAGGTCCAGGCCTTCGTCAGCGCCCACGGCAACCGTGGCAAGCCGCTCTAA
- a CDS encoding homoserine dehydrogenase: MKPVKVGICGLGTVGGGTFNVLKRNAEEIARRAGRGIEVAQIAARRPNPKCETGSTPITADIFDVANNPEIDVVIELIGGYTLAHELVLKAIENGKHVVTANKALIAVHGNEIFAKAREKGVIVAFEAAVAGGIPVIKAIREGLAANRINWLAGIINGTGNFILTEMREKGRAFADVLKEAQALGYAEADPTFDVEGIDAAHKLTILASIAFGIPLQFDKAYTEGITQLTTADVNYAEALGYRIKHLGVARRTDKGIELRVHPTLIPADRLIANVNGVMNAVMVNGDAAGSTLFYGAGAGMEPTASSVVADLVDVVRAMTADPENRVPHLAFQPDSLSDHPILPIDACESAYYLRIQAKDHPGVLAQVATILSERGINIESIMQMEVEEHDGLVPMILVTHRVLESRIIEAIAALEALDDVVGNVVRIRVEQLN; the protein is encoded by the coding sequence GTGAAACCGGTGAAAGTGGGAATCTGCGGGTTGGGGACCGTCGGTGGCGGTACCTTCAATGTACTCAAACGCAACGCCGAGGAGATTGCCCGCCGTGCCGGGCGTGGTATCGAGGTTGCGCAGATTGCCGCCCGTCGCCCCAACCCGAAGTGTGAAACCGGTAGTACCCCCATTACTGCCGACATCTTCGACGTGGCGAACAACCCGGAAATCGACGTCGTCATCGAATTGATCGGCGGCTACACCCTGGCCCATGAACTGGTGCTCAAGGCCATCGAGAACGGCAAGCACGTGGTCACCGCCAACAAGGCGCTGATTGCCGTGCACGGCAACGAGATCTTCGCCAAGGCCCGCGAGAAGGGCGTCATCGTCGCCTTCGAAGCCGCCGTGGCCGGCGGCATCCCGGTGATCAAGGCGATCCGCGAGGGCCTCGCCGCCAACCGCATCAACTGGCTGGCCGGCATCATCAACGGCACCGGCAACTTCATCCTCACCGAGATGCGCGAGAAAGGCCGCGCCTTCGCCGACGTGCTGAAGGAAGCCCAGGCGCTGGGTTATGCCGAAGCCGACCCGACCTTCGACGTGGAAGGCATCGACGCCGCGCACAAGCTGACCATCCTGGCATCCATCGCCTTCGGCATCCCGCTGCAGTTCGACAAGGCCTACACCGAAGGCATCACCCAGCTGACCACCGCCGACGTGAACTACGCCGAAGCGCTGGGTTACCGCATCAAGCACCTGGGCGTCGCCCGCCGTACCGACAAGGGTATCGAGCTGCGCGTCCATCCGACCCTAATCCCGGCCGACCGCCTGATCGCCAACGTGAACGGCGTGATGAACGCGGTCATGGTCAACGGCGATGCCGCCGGTTCCACGCTGTTCTACGGCGCTGGCGCTGGCATGGAGCCCACCGCTTCCTCGGTGGTCGCCGACCTGGTGGACGTGGTTCGCGCCATGACCGCCGACCCGGAGAACCGCGTGCCGCACCTGGCCTTCCAGCCGGACTCGCTCTCCGACCACCCGATCCTGCCGATCGACGCCTGCGAAAGCGCCTACTACCTGCGCATCCAGGCCAAGGACCATCCGGGCGTACTGGCCCAGGTGGCGACCATCCTCTCCGAGCGCGGCATCAACATCGAATCGATCATGCAGATGGAAGTCGAAGAGCATGACGGTCTGGTGCCGATGATCCTGGTTACCCACCGCGTGCTCGAGTCCCGCATCATCGAAGCCATCGCCGCGCTGGAAGCGCTGGATGACGTCGTCGGCAATGTCGTACGCATCCGCGTCGAACAACTGAACTGA
- a CDS encoding thioredoxin fold domain-containing protein yields the protein MRLSRLLTAAALGLASTFALAAEPDQAIRTTLQSLQPDLPIESIAKGPLEGIYQVQLKGGRVLYASADGQFVVQGNIYQVKDGKPTNLTEQAESAGVAKTINAIAAKDMVVFPAKGETKAHITVFTDTTCPYCQKLHAEVPELQKRGIEVRYLAFPRQGPNSPGDAQLQAVWCSKDRQSAMSDMFHEKEVKAAKCENPVDQQFALGQMVGVQGTPAIILADGTMLPGYQSAGQIAKLALEAK from the coding sequence ATGCGTTTGTCCCGACTTCTGACTGCCGCGGCCCTTGGCCTCGCCAGCACCTTCGCCCTGGCCGCCGAACCGGACCAGGCGATCCGCACCACTCTTCAGTCCCTGCAGCCTGACCTGCCCATCGAGAGCATCGCCAAGGGCCCCCTGGAGGGCATCTACCAGGTGCAGCTCAAGGGCGGCCGTGTGCTCTACGCCAGCGCCGACGGCCAGTTCGTCGTACAGGGCAACATCTACCAGGTGAAGGACGGCAAGCCGACCAACCTGACCGAACAGGCCGAAAGCGCCGGCGTGGCCAAGACCATCAACGCCATCGCCGCCAAGGACATGGTCGTGTTCCCGGCCAAGGGCGAGACCAAGGCCCACATCACCGTCTTCACCGATACCACCTGCCCGTACTGCCAGAAGCTGCATGCCGAAGTGCCGGAACTGCAGAAACGCGGTATTGAAGTCCGCTACCTGGCTTTCCCGCGCCAGGGCCCGAATTCGCCGGGCGATGCGCAGCTGCAGGCGGTGTGGTGCTCGAAGGACCGCCAGTCGGCCATGAGCGACATGTTCCACGAGAAGGAAGTGAAGGCTGCCAAGTGCGAGAACCCGGTGGACCAGCAGTTCGCCCTGGGCCAGATGGTCGGTGTGCAGGGCACTCCGGCGATCATCCTCGCCGACGGCACCATGCTGCCGGGCTACCAGTCGGCCGGCCAGATCGCCAAGCTGGCCCTGGAAGCCAAGTAA
- the xerD gene encoding site-specific tyrosine recombinase XerD, giving the protein MTPVSHLLIDRFLDSLWLEKGLSDNTRSAYGSDLALFNGWLGERGVALESAGRDVILDHLAWRLGEGYKARSTARFLSGLRGFYRYCLREGLIAEDPTLLVELPQLGKPLPKSLSESDVEALLAAPETDDPLGLRDRTMLEVLYACGLRVSELVGLTLEQINLRQGVVRVLGKGSKERLVPLGEEAILWIERYLREARGDLLAGRPSDVVFPSLRGEQMTRQTFWHRIKLHARVAGIGKSLSPHTLRHAFATHLLNHGADLRVVQMLLGHSDLSTTQIYTHIARARLQDLHAQHHPRG; this is encoded by the coding sequence ATGACCCCGGTTTCACACTTATTGATCGACCGCTTCCTCGATTCCCTCTGGCTGGAAAAAGGGTTGTCCGACAACACCCGCAGCGCCTACGGCAGCGACCTCGCGCTATTCAACGGCTGGCTGGGTGAGCGTGGCGTGGCGCTGGAATCCGCCGGGCGCGACGTGATTCTCGATCACCTGGCCTGGCGCCTGGGCGAGGGCTACAAGGCACGCTCCACGGCGCGGTTCCTTTCCGGTCTGCGCGGCTTCTACCGCTATTGCCTGCGCGAAGGCCTGATCGCCGAAGACCCGACATTGCTGGTGGAGCTGCCGCAGCTGGGCAAGCCGCTGCCCAAGTCGCTGTCCGAGTCTGACGTGGAAGCCTTGCTGGCGGCGCCCGAAACCGACGATCCCCTCGGCCTGCGCGATCGCACGATGCTCGAGGTGCTCTACGCCTGTGGCCTGCGGGTCAGCGAGCTGGTCGGGTTGACTCTGGAGCAGATCAACTTGCGCCAGGGTGTGGTGCGTGTACTCGGCAAGGGCAGCAAGGAGCGCCTGGTGCCGTTGGGTGAAGAAGCCATCCTGTGGATCGAGCGCTACTTGCGCGAGGCGCGTGGCGACCTGCTCGCCGGCCGGCCGAGCGACGTGGTGTTCCCCAGCCTGCGGGGAGAGCAGATGACCCGGCAGACCTTCTGGCACCGCATCAAGCTGCACGCCAGGGTGGCGGGCATCGGCAAGAGTCTGTCACCGCACACGCTGCGGCACGCCTTCGCTACCCATCTGCTCAATCACGGCGCCGATTTGCGCGTGGTGCAGATGCTGCTGGGGCACAGTGACCTGTCTACCACGCAGATCTATACCCATATCGCCCGGGCGCGCCTGCAGGACCTGCATGCGCAGCATCACCCGCGTGGGTGA
- a CDS encoding sodium:proton antiporter, producing MDEQSTYYALAGIGAASLASQWLAWRLRLPAILFLLLTGILVGPVLHLLSPEVLFGPLLFPLVSLAVALVLFEGSLTLHLDEWKEIGSVVRRMVTIGALVTWGVIALATHYLLDFTWEMALLFGTLTLVTGPTVIVPMLRVVRPNATIANILRWEGIVIDPIGAILAVVVYTFIAASDAGSGWTDSLLTFFSVIGCGILFGLLGGQALGVALRRHWLPDYLHNLASLSVVLGVFVLSNTVMSESGLLAVTVMGLRLANMKGVDVRHILHFKENLSVLLISGLFVLLAARLDLPALLGLGPIALLVLVLIQFVARPLNVLISTAGSSVNWRERALLSWIAPRGIVAAAVSAIFAIRLQEAGHAQAGVLVPLTFLVIIGTVILQSATARPLARLLKVAEPVPTGFLIIGANPVARTIGSGLQNAGVQVLLTDSSWENTRAARMDNLPTYFGNPASQHAEAHLDLIGLGHLLALSPNAELNALMCMSFRHEFNPRQRFILPSSQDSRRSEKHRVSDRHRGRPLGQPAITYPQMAGLIARGAEIRSTLLSDNFGWEAYQCRHGNRALLLFAKDPSGRLRVASSERPLQPDTGWTVISLIEEAPGNTASASETGRTETT from the coding sequence ATGGATGAACAAAGCACTTACTACGCCCTCGCCGGCATCGGCGCCGCCTCCCTTGCCAGCCAATGGCTGGCCTGGCGCCTGCGCCTGCCAGCCATCCTGTTCCTGTTGCTGACCGGCATACTGGTCGGCCCCGTCCTGCACCTGCTATCGCCGGAAGTATTGTTCGGGCCGCTGCTCTTCCCGCTGGTGTCGCTGGCGGTCGCCCTGGTGCTGTTCGAGGGCAGCCTGACGCTGCACCTGGACGAGTGGAAGGAAATCGGCAGCGTGGTGCGCCGCATGGTCACCATCGGAGCCCTGGTCACCTGGGGCGTGATCGCCCTGGCAACCCACTACCTGCTGGACTTCACCTGGGAAATGGCGCTGCTGTTCGGCACCCTGACGCTGGTCACCGGCCCTACGGTGATCGTGCCGATGCTGCGCGTGGTACGCCCCAATGCCACCATCGCCAACATTTTGCGCTGGGAAGGCATCGTCATTGACCCAATCGGCGCCATCCTCGCGGTGGTGGTCTACACCTTCATCGCCGCGAGCGATGCCGGTTCGGGCTGGACGGACAGCCTGCTGACCTTCTTCAGCGTGATCGGCTGCGGCATCCTCTTCGGCCTGCTCGGCGGCCAGGCGCTGGGCGTCGCACTACGGCGCCACTGGCTGCCGGACTACCTGCACAACCTGGCATCGCTGTCCGTCGTCCTGGGCGTGTTCGTCCTGTCCAACACCGTGATGTCCGAGTCGGGCCTGCTGGCGGTCACAGTGATGGGCCTGCGCCTGGCCAACATGAAAGGCGTGGACGTGCGGCACATCCTGCACTTCAAGGAGAACCTCAGCGTCCTGCTGATCTCCGGCCTCTTCGTGCTGCTCGCTGCGCGGCTGGACCTGCCGGCGCTGCTGGGCCTGGGGCCGATCGCCCTGCTGGTGCTGGTGCTGATCCAGTTCGTCGCGCGCCCGCTGAACGTGCTGATCTCCACCGCGGGCTCCTCCGTCAACTGGCGCGAACGAGCGCTACTGAGCTGGATCGCACCGCGCGGGATCGTTGCCGCGGCTGTCTCGGCGATCTTCGCCATCCGCCTGCAGGAGGCCGGCCACGCGCAGGCCGGCGTACTGGTGCCGCTCACCTTCCTGGTCATCATCGGCACCGTGATCCTGCAGAGCGCCACCGCGCGGCCGCTGGCCCGCCTGCTGAAGGTTGCCGAACCGGTACCCACCGGCTTCCTGATCATCGGCGCCAACCCGGTCGCCCGCACCATCGGCAGCGGCCTGCAGAATGCCGGCGTACAGGTGCTGCTCACCGACTCAAGCTGGGAGAACACGCGCGCCGCGCGTATGGACAACCTCCCCACCTACTTCGGCAATCCGGCGTCGCAGCATGCGGAAGCGCACCTTGACCTTATTGGCCTGGGCCACCTGCTGGCCCTGTCCCCCAATGCCGAACTGAATGCCCTGATGTGCATGAGCTTCCGCCACGAGTTCAACCCACGCCAGCGCTTCATCCTGCCCAGCAGCCAGGACAGTCGACGCAGCGAGAAGCACCGGGTCAGCGACCGCCATCGCGGCCGCCCCCTGGGACAGCCGGCGATCACCTACCCGCAGATGGCTGGCCTGATCGCACGTGGCGCGGAGATTCGTTCCACGCTACTCAGCGACAACTTCGGCTGGGAGGCCTACCAGTGCCGGCACGGCAATCGAGCACTGCTGCTGTTCGCCAAGGACCCGAGCGGACGCCTGCGCGTGGCCAGCTCTGAACGCCCGCTGCAACCCGACACCGGATGGACAGTGATTTCATTGATCGAGGAGGCACCCGGAAACACGGCGAGCGCGAGCGAAACGGGGCGTACCGAAACAACCTGA
- a CDS encoding acyl-CoA thioesterase, with product MSPREQEILRRTALAETRVTKAVFPPTTNHHNTLFGGTALAWMDEVSFIAATRFCRLPLVTVSTDRIDFKHPIPAGSIVELIGRVVKVGNTSLKVEVEVFVESMSADGREKAIHGLFSFVAIDDEKRPVPVLPGFEA from the coding sequence ATGAGCCCCCGAGAGCAAGAAATCCTCCGTCGCACCGCGCTGGCGGAAACCCGCGTGACCAAGGCGGTATTCCCGCCCACCACCAACCATCACAACACTCTGTTCGGCGGTACCGCGCTGGCCTGGATGGACGAAGTGTCGTTCATCGCCGCCACCCGTTTCTGCCGCTTGCCACTGGTGACCGTTTCCACCGACCGCATCGACTTCAAGCACCCGATTCCCGCTGGCTCCATCGTCGAGCTGATCGGCCGGGTGGTGAAGGTCGGCAACACCAGTCTCAAGGTTGAGGTGGAGGTGTTCGTCGAGAGCATGTCCGCCGACGGCCGCGAGAAGGCCATCCATGGGCTGTTCAGCTTCGTCGCCATCGATGACGAGAAGCGCCCCGTGCCGGTCCTGCCCGGCTTCGAGGCCTGA
- the rplS gene encoding 50S ribosomal protein L19: protein MTNKIIQQIEAEQMSKEIPAFAPGDTVIVQVKVKEGDRQRLQAFEGVVIGKRNRGLNSAFTVRKISNGVGVERTFQTYSPLVDSISVKRRGDVRKAKLYYLRELSGKAARIKEKLA, encoded by the coding sequence ATGACCAACAAGATCATTCAGCAGATCGAAGCTGAACAGATGAGCAAAGAGATTCCGGCGTTCGCCCCCGGCGACACCGTAATCGTCCAGGTTAAAGTGAAGGAAGGCGACCGTCAGCGTCTGCAGGCCTTCGAAGGCGTTGTCATCGGCAAGCGTAACCGCGGCCTGAACAGTGCTTTCACCGTTCGCAAGATCTCCAACGGCGTAGGCGTTGAGCGTACCTTCCAGACCTACAGCCCGCTGGTAGACAGCATCTCCGTCAAGCGTCGCGGCGACGTGCGCAAGGCCAAGCTGTACTACCTCCGCGAACTGTCCGGCAAGGCAGCGCGCATCAAGGAAAAACTGGCCTAA
- the trmD gene encoding tRNA (guanosine(37)-N1)-methyltransferase TrmD: protein MWIGVISIFPEMFRAISDYGITSRAVKQELIQLQCFNPRSNTEDRHQTVDDRPFGGGPGMVMKIKPLEGALGDARQAAGGPAKVIYLSPQGRKLTQAAVKELANEERLILIAGRYEGIDERFIEEHVDEEWSVGDYVLSGGELPAMVLIDAVTRLLPGALGHVDSAEEDSFTDGLLDCPHYTRPEVYADKRVPEVLLSGNHEHIRRWRLQQSLGRTWERRADLLDCRSLSGEEKKLLEEYIRQRDDS, encoded by the coding sequence ATGTGGATAGGAGTAATCAGCATCTTTCCGGAGATGTTTCGCGCCATCAGCGACTACGGCATCACGAGTCGCGCGGTCAAGCAGGAGCTGATTCAGCTTCAATGCTTCAACCCGCGGAGCAACACTGAGGACCGTCACCAGACGGTGGACGACCGGCCTTTTGGCGGTGGTCCCGGCATGGTGATGAAAATCAAGCCGCTCGAAGGCGCACTGGGCGATGCCCGGCAAGCCGCAGGCGGACCGGCGAAGGTGATCTACCTCTCGCCGCAAGGTCGCAAGCTCACGCAAGCGGCCGTGAAAGAACTGGCGAACGAGGAGCGTTTGATCCTGATCGCCGGGCGTTACGAAGGCATCGACGAGCGCTTCATTGAAGAGCATGTCGATGAGGAATGGTCAGTCGGCGATTATGTCCTGTCCGGGGGTGAGCTTCCGGCCATGGTGCTGATTGACGCGGTCACGCGGTTGTTGCCCGGTGCATTGGGCCACGTGGACTCCGCCGAGGAGGACTCCTTCACGGATGGCCTGCTTGACTGTCCGCACTACACCCGACCTGAGGTGTATGCAGATAAACGTGTTCCGGAGGTGCTGCTCAGCGGCAACCACGAACACATCCGGCGCTGGCGTTTGCAGCAGTCCCTTGGTAGGACCTGGGAACGACGTGCCGATCTTCTGGATTGCCGCTCGCTTTCTGGAGAAGAGAAGAAGCTGCTGGAGGAATACATCCGCCAGCGGGACGATAGTTAA